The nucleotide sequence AGTTCCATCGGTAAATCTTTTAATCCAAAAACCATTCTAGCCCTTACACAATATGGGCAGTGATCGTAAACGTATAATTTCATAACAACTCCTTGAAAGTAATATAAAAATAGCAGGGAAAACCTGCTATTTTTGACATTATAATGGTTTCACATTATCTATATTTCCAGGTAATGCGAGAACTTCATCTGGTTTTGGTAGAACTTCCATATTTACTTGTTTGAGATTCTCCTCACGAATGCGATTTGCAAGTATGTAGTCATTTGTTTGCTCTGCAACGTGCAATGCCATAATGCGGTCATCAGGCTGGCACTCATCGTGAGCTAATAGCAACTCAAACTGTGTTTTCGCTTTTGCATACTCACTATTACGAGTATAGATATAACCTAACACTCTTGCATAATCATCGGTATATTTAACATCCGCTTTATCTGCACGTTTGGTTAATACTTTCACTAACTTGCTATCAGAAGCCACTTGTAGGCGAGTTAATTGAACGAATAATCCGTGTAATTGCCCATCTTCAAATTTTTTCAAGGTTTCTAACGCAATTTCTTCTGCAGATTGATGATCATCACTATCAATTAAACGCTTAATTACACCAACACGGCTGTAAACGGATTTACGACGACGATTCGGCTGATTTTCCCACCAAATAAGTAAACCTTCTTGACCTTCCTCTTGTAAGCGTTCATCTTGTAAACCATCATCAACGAACTGTTCTAATTCTGCATACTCTATTGGTGTTAAGAAATTACGCTGCCCTACTTCTGATAATAAACGATCTAAAGCAATATAGGCTTTCGACTCTCTGTAGATTTGAATTGCTAAACGTAATACTTCATCATTGTGTGGAGCTAATTCTAATAAGCTATCAATTGCCGTACGGGCAGCTGGTAGTTTACCTTGTTGCAATAAGATTTTAGTACGAGCCAACTCAACCGCAACATTATTTGGTCCTGCAATTTCAGTTGCCTTGATTAAGTATTTATTCGCTGCTAAATCATCACCATTTTGTTGAGCTGCTTCAGCTGCTTTAATTAGATTAAGTACAGGTTCATCTGCATGTTTTGCATTTTTGCTAAATAGCTTCTCCGCTTTAGAGTAGTTACCTTCACTCATACGCATTAAGCCTTCAAGGGTTTCTTGTTGAGCTTTTTTATGCTTACGCGCTGAGAACCAGTTATAAGCACCACTACTCATACGGCAAATTTTAGTAAAAATCCATTCAAGCAGATATACCACCGCCATTGCTACTACAAAGAACACTACAAGCATTACAATGCTCATCTCAATGACTGTGGTCGCGGTTTCAATTCGAACATAACCTTGACTGCCTGAAATATAAGGTCCGGCAATTAAGCCTGCCAATAACAAAAGCATTAAAAAGAGCGTTCTAAACATAATTTAATTCTCCTTTTATTCATTATTGTGCTGAAGGAGCTGATTGTTCAGAAACTTCTTCTGACTTAGCAGGTTCGCTTTCTGCCGGCTTAGAGGGTTCTACCTGTTCCTTCTTAACAGGCTCCGCTTCTTCCGTTTTTACAGACTCTGCTTGCTCTAGTTCTTTCTCAGCTTGAATTTCTACTTTCTCAATCTGTTGAGGAGTCTTATTGATTTGCTGAGACAATACTTTCAAACTTTGTAATGAATCTGGAACATCAACATAAATTGTTTGATCGGCTAACTCATCTACCTCTTTCAAGAAGTTTTTTACGGCCTCATTTGAAGTATCAAAATAACTTCTTATCCAAGAGCCCACTGTTTGAAGAGATTTTGTATAAAGCTCACTCTGCTGGCGAGGAATAGCTAAAATCGCAATTTGTAAACGTAAACGG is from Mannheimia varigena and encodes:
- a CDS encoding heme biosynthesis protein HemY is translated as MFRTLFLMLLLLAGLIAGPYISGSQGYVRIETATTVIEMSIVMLVVFFVVAMAVVYLLEWIFTKICRMSSGAYNWFSARKHKKAQQETLEGLMRMSEGNYSKAEKLFSKNAKHADEPVLNLIKAAEAAQQNGDDLAANKYLIKATEIAGPNNVAVELARTKILLQQGKLPAARTAIDSLLELAPHNDEVLRLAIQIYRESKAYIALDRLLSEVGQRNFLTPIEYAELEQFVDDGLQDERLQEEGQEGLLIWWENQPNRRRKSVYSRVGVIKRLIDSDDHQSAEEIALETLKKFEDGQLHGLFVQLTRLQVASDSKLVKVLTKRADKADVKYTDDYARVLGYIYTRNSEYAKAKTQFELLLAHDECQPDDRIMALHVAEQTNDYILANRIREENLKQVNMEVLPKPDEVLALPGNIDNVKPL